A region of the Candidatus Taylorbacteria bacterium genome:
CGCGTCTCGTTGCTCTCGGCCCAAGCATTGAGCCCATCTCAACAATTTACCACAATACCGCTCCTCAAGATGTGGCTCTTCGCTTGTATGGAATTACGAAATGGGCGAATGAGCACGATATTGATATTGAAATACATATTCATTTTAACGACAACGAGGGGCATGGGGCGGTTACTCCCGGTAAGTATTCTGGTTTTGTTATTTATGTTCCGGCGACCCAGTACTATAACAGCACGAGCACTAAAGCAATCGCGAACACAATTTTTAAACGTCTGGCGAAGTACAATCCGGTGAGTGATTTGCCGGGAGAAGCCTTAGGTATAGTTGATGAGCCAGAGCTAATCGCAATCGGCTCAAACAATACCGCCGATGCGGCCAGCATGCTTATCGAATACGGCTACATGTATGAACCGCAGTTGGTAAATCCGCAAACTCGAAGCATGGCAATTAGGGACCTGGCATTTCAGACCTATCTCGGCCTGCAGGATTTTTTCGAGCCTTATGGCTCGGAGGATATGGCGGGCGCTTATGACACCGCGGTCTTTCCTTATGAATGGGGAAGTTTGCCGACAGAAAAAAATATAAGTTCGCAAGATGTTTTTACATTGCAGACTGTTTTAATTTTCGCGGGCGTATATCCGCCTCAAAATAAGAGCAAAAATGATTGTCCACGCTCCGGAATTTTTGGCCCGTGCACGCTCGAGGCCCTCACTGCTTTTCAAAAAAAATATGGAATTCTCGGCGAGCAAGGAACCGTGGGCGGGAAGACATTAGAGGCTATGAATCGATTGTATAAATAGTCGAATATCAAGGTCCGGCCTTGATATTGCGGAGGTGTAACAAAACGGCTCTTTAAACGTCTTAGGTAATCTTAGGTAAGTCGCATGGGGCAATTTAGTTCCTGCGATTATTAATTAACATTATGAAAAAATATATTATTGCGGTAGGGATTTCAATTTTATCAGTTGCATCAGTGGTCGGAGCGCAGGGGTTTGCATTCACTAGCGACCTTTCTCTCGGTAGCAAGGGAGCGGATGTCATCCAATTACAAACATGGCTTATTGAAAATGGCTACGATATTCCGGCGGTTTCTTCCGGGGTGGCGGGGAAAGGATATTTTGGCGTGCAAACCCGCAATGCCGTCTCTGCTTATCAGAAAGTTGTGGGGCTTCCTGCATTTGGATTTTTCGGGCCACTTACCCGTAGTCGCGTTAACAACGGGCAACCTTCTCCCAGTGCGCCAACGATAACAAGCGCAAACGGACCCTCGACTCTTTCGGTCAATCAGGAGGGATTGTGGACAGTAGGAGCAACGAATCCTTTAACAGGAAATTTAGAATATTCCGCGGATTGGGGCGATGAACTTTTTTTGAATGCTCCCAACGCTTCCGCGCAAAGCATCTCTCGTCCGTTTGTCCAGTCTGCATCTTTCACGCATTCTTTCGCCCAATCGGGAGTATACTCGGTTCGATTTACCGTCCGAAATGACCGTGGGTTCACAGCAGTAAAAATAATTTCAGTTACGGTAGGTAACGCTGTTTCGTCGCTTCGGGTCATAACGCCAAACGGAGGGGAATCGTGGCAAAGCGATACGAAGCAGTCAATAACATGGACGGCTCCGCAATATTTCCGCGCGACATACGCATCACTACAGCTTGTTCCTTATTACCCATCGTGCGTGGGGCAGATTTGTCCTATGGGAGCGCAATCCGAAAGTTCTCAAACGACAATGATGTATCCGTATCGCGCCCCCTATACTATTGCAAACAACATAAGCATTGACGACCACTCATATAGCTGGAATGTCGGAAGCGTTGTGTCCATTGGCGCCACAACAGGGTATGGCATACCGACCGACGTTACGATTGCCCCCGACGGGCAATACACTATCCAAATCTGCGAGGTCGGGACAAGCAATTGCGATTCGAGCGATGCGCCGTTTTCACTCTACACATCAACTTCTGGAAATCGTCCTCCGGTAATCGAGAGCATAAGCGCTCCGGCGACTCTTTCTTTGGGACAAACGGGAACGTGGACAATTCACGCGAGAGATCCGGAGAATGACCGATTGAATTATTCAGTTGATTGGGGAGAAAATCTGTACGAGCTCAATTCGGGAGGGGTGACGAGAAGCACCGTGTTTATTCAAGGCACAACTTTTACCCACTCATATACAAACGCTGGGACATACCGCGTGACGTTCACTGTCCGCGACAGCGCAGGGCTCACCGCGGAAACGAGCTCGTCAGTTATTGTTGCCAGCGCGTCACCTGCAGTCACTCTCACATCGCCGAACGCGGGAGAAAGGTGGGCGCAAAATTCAACTCATGCGATAACATGGAAATTTCGCGACGGGGTCAGTGTGAACACCAAAGTAGATTTATATTTAGGTCGGCAGTTGCCTATCGTCTGCATCACCACTCCCTGCGGACCATTTTTTGAGTCGAGTACGTTCGTGCTTGATAAAAATATTTCTGGGAACAATCCATATTATTGGATTGTCGGAACTGACATTGTGAATAACCCTATTCCATCTGGAAACTATGGAGTAAGGGTTTGCACCGCATCTACTGATAATTGTGATTTTAGCGACGCGCCTTTCACCATTGCCTCAACTCTTTTGCAAGTATGCCCACAGATTAAAATCACCAACTACATGCCTATGGTATCGCCGAGCCAAAACGTTCCGGGAATTTATTACATTCTAAATGGTGGGCGCCGTGAACTTAGCGAGTTTGATTTGAATTGGGTAAATGCCAATTGCAGGGTGCCGGAACAAATAGTGAATTAAGCGATTGAATTCTGCGAACGTTTAATTAACACTTGTTAC
Encoded here:
- a CDS encoding N-acetylmuramoyl-L-alanine amidase, which translates into the protein MPRKDFGEKFFIVTFIFVFFLGFFWTTYRYPNWISNTLSAIQYAGSQLTTAILSHKPKSIAEIQSRYDSIATSNKRVRILLIPGHEPNFGGAEYGNLKERDMTLALAHDLQEFLQKNSHYQIFITRDGNEWTPDFADYFKNSQDIIDWQKASHEEGARLVALGPSIEPISTIYHNTAPQDVALRLYGITKWANEHDIDIEIHIHFNDNEGHGAVTPGKYSGFVIYVPATQYYNSTSTKAIANTIFKRLAKYNPVSDLPGEALGIVDEPELIAIGSNNTADAASMLIEYGYMYEPQLVNPQTRSMAIRDLAFQTYLGLQDFFEPYGSEDMAGAYDTAVFPYEWGSLPTEKNISSQDVFTLQTVLIFAGVYPPQNKSKNDCPRSGIFGPCTLEALTAFQKKYGILGEQGTVGGKTLEAMNRLYK
- a CDS encoding PKD domain-containing protein translates to MKKYIIAVGISILSVASVVGAQGFAFTSDLSLGSKGADVIQLQTWLIENGYDIPAVSSGVAGKGYFGVQTRNAVSAYQKVVGLPAFGFFGPLTRSRVNNGQPSPSAPTITSANGPSTLSVNQEGLWTVGATNPLTGNLEYSADWGDELFLNAPNASAQSISRPFVQSASFTHSFAQSGVYSVRFTVRNDRGFTAVKIISVTVGNAVSSLRVITPNGGESWQSDTKQSITWTAPQYFRATYASLQLVPYYPSCVGQICPMGAQSESSQTTMMYPYRAPYTIANNISIDDHSYSWNVGSVVSIGATTGYGIPTDVTIAPDGQYTIQICEVGTSNCDSSDAPFSLYTSTSGNRPPVIESISAPATLSLGQTGTWTIHARDPENDRLNYSVDWGENLYELNSGGVTRSTVFIQGTTFTHSYTNAGTYRVTFTVRDSAGLTAETSSSVIVASASPAVTLTSPNAGERWAQNSTHAITWKFRDGVSVNTKVDLYLGRQLPIVCITTPCGPFFESSTFVLDKNISGNNPYYWIVGTDIVNNPIPSGNYGVRVCTASTDNCDFSDAPFTIASTLLQVCPQIKITNYMPMVSPSQNVPGIYYILNGGRRELSEFDLNWVNANCRVPEQIVN